Below is a window of Paraburkholderia azotifigens DNA.
TGTCCATCACGCCCGGCGCCTTGTACAGCCGGCCAAGCACGAAATCCGAATAGTGCTTGAGATTGTGGGCGAGCACCCGCAACAGATAGTGCGTTTCCCCCGTCACGACGAACGCGCCGACCACCTCCGGCCAGTCGCGCAGCGCTTCGGCGAAGCGCTCGTGCCAGTTTTCCTGGTCGTTGCGCATCGATACCTGCACGAACGCCTCCAGTTCGAACCCCAGCACTTCCCGGTTCAGGCATGCGCGATAACGCTCGATCACGCCCTGCTCTTCCAGCAGGCGCAAACGGCGTAAACACGCGGATGGCGAAAGCGAGATGCGCTCCGCCAGATCGAGATTGCTGATTCGTCCTTCGTGCTGCAGCACCGTCAAGATACGGCAATCGGTGGCGTCCAGTGAGATCGCGTTCATTTTCGGTCTCCCTTTCCCGTTTGCCTCAAATTATGTTCCAAAGGGGACGAAATAAACAGTTTTTTTAGCAAGCACATTTCGTCTGATGCCGCCTATTATCGAGACATAGCAGCCAAACGACACCAGGGAGACATGGACACACTTTGGGATATCACGCCTGCCGTCGACACCGCGACGCCCGTCTGGCCGGGCGACACGCCCGTCGGCATCGAGCGCGTGTGGCGGATGGAGGCGGGCTCGCCCGTCAACGTCGCCCGGCTGACGATCTCGCCGC
It encodes the following:
- a CDS encoding Lrp/AsnC family transcriptional regulator, with protein sequence MNAISLDATDCRILTVLQHEGRISNLDLAERISLSPSACLRRLRLLEEQGVIERYRACLNREVLGFELEAFVQVSMRNDQENWHERFAEALRDWPEVVGAFVVTGETHYLLRVLAHNLKHYSDFVLGRLYKAPGVMDIRSNIVLQTLKEDSGVPVALVTGSKVQQQPG